One stretch of Muribaculum intestinale DNA includes these proteins:
- the bioB gene encoding biotin synthase BioB yields MSDFLAARLSEVLDNGNGITVDEAVELNDRYSVDELADAADKVRRRWHNDEIDTCSIVNARSGRCSEDCKWCAQSRHHHTGVSEYDIIREEQALEAARMNTRHGIRRFSLVTSGRKVAPADIDSFCHIYRKIGKETPLYLCASMGLLGLYELRRLKEAGVKRYHCNLETSASYFPSLCTTHTHADKLRTIALARSVGMEVCCGGIIGMGETMRQRLELAAEARDAGAVSIPINILNPIPGTPLESTPLISEEEIVRTAALFRMIAPRCILRFAGGRMRLSHDTMRRMLLGGVNGVLMGDMLTTVGNTVEDDKRLFAESGYRESPLKA; encoded by the coding sequence ATGTCAGATTTTTTAGCTGCCCGACTATCGGAAGTGCTTGACAACGGCAATGGAATTACTGTAGATGAGGCTGTTGAACTAAACGACAGATACTCAGTCGATGAACTGGCGGATGCCGCCGACAAGGTGCGCCGCCGCTGGCATAATGATGAAATAGATACATGCTCTATAGTCAATGCCCGCTCCGGACGTTGTTCCGAAGATTGTAAATGGTGTGCCCAGTCGCGCCATCATCACACGGGAGTGTCTGAGTATGATATTATCCGGGAGGAGCAGGCTCTTGAAGCCGCGCGGATGAATACGCGCCATGGCATACGGCGATTTTCGCTTGTGACATCAGGCAGGAAGGTGGCGCCGGCGGATATTGACAGCTTCTGCCATATATATCGTAAAATAGGAAAGGAGACACCGCTGTATCTTTGCGCCTCGATGGGATTGCTGGGGCTTTACGAGCTTCGCCGCCTGAAAGAGGCGGGTGTAAAGCGCTACCACTGTAATCTTGAGACATCAGCGTCATATTTCCCCTCGCTATGCACCACCCACACACATGCTGACAAACTGCGCACAATCGCATTGGCCCGCAGTGTGGGTATGGAGGTGTGCTGTGGCGGGATAATAGGCATGGGAGAGACCATGCGTCAGCGTCTCGAACTTGCCGCCGAGGCCCGTGATGCCGGAGCCGTATCTATACCTATTAATATATTGAATCCGATTCCCGGCACTCCGCTGGAGTCGACACCTCTGATTTCCGAAGAAGAGATAGTGCGCACGGCTGCGTTGTTCCGCATGATTGCTCCGCGGTGCATACTGCGTTTTGCCGGTGGGCGAATGCGCCTCAGCCATGACACTATGCGGCGTATGCTGCTTGGTGGTGTAAACGGAGTGCTGATGGGCGACATGCTCACTACGGTAGGCAACACTGTGGAAGACGATAAGCGCCTTTTTGCTGAATCCGGCTATCGGGAATCGCCTTTGAAGGCGTGA
- a CDS encoding PASTA domain-containing protein, which produces MRKFASKFSSLRRKFLCAHTLQDENPLQVEETQKPNTLRRSMSFMKRHPILFNFLLIMLVGFGVIWMALISLDIWTDHGSYEVVPDMKGLSYDQAVKALESVGLKPELSDSIYDMTTAPGTVLEQSPRARTKVKPHRTVYLTVTAFSPKMISLPAVTDMSLRQARSTLEGAGIRNIREVLVPSEYKDLVLGVKFNGVSVQPGARVPTSATITIEVGEGLSLDVDSVDTLEAIESDREASVLNLE; this is translated from the coding sequence TTGCGTAAATTTGCATCCAAATTCTCATCCCTGCGCAGGAAATTTCTCTGCGCACATACTCTCCAGGACGAAAATCCCCTCCAAGTGGAAGAAACACAGAAACCAAATACCCTGCGCCGGAGCATGAGCTTCATGAAGCGCCACCCGATATTGTTTAATTTCCTGCTGATAATGCTTGTCGGCTTCGGTGTCATATGGATGGCGCTGATTAGTCTTGATATATGGACCGATCATGGCTCGTATGAGGTAGTGCCGGATATGAAGGGCCTGTCGTACGACCAGGCCGTAAAGGCTCTTGAGAGTGTCGGGCTTAAGCCTGAACTTTCCGACTCGATATATGATATGACTACCGCACCGGGCACTGTGCTTGAGCAGTCGCCAAGAGCGCGTACGAAAGTGAAGCCTCATCGCACGGTTTATCTCACCGTTACCGCTTTCTCGCCCAAGATGATATCATTGCCGGCTGTGACAGATATGTCGCTACGTCAGGCGCGTTCCACTCTTGAGGGTGCCGGAATCCGCAATATACGCGAGGTATTGGTGCCGAGCGAGTACAAGGATCTGGTGCTTGGCGTGAAATTCAACGGTGTGTCTGTACAGCCTGGCGCGAGAGTCCCGACCTCTGCCACAATTACTATCGAAGTCGGAGAGGGACTCAGTCTTGATGTAGACAGTGTTGACACACTTGAGGCTATAGAGAGTGACCGTGAAGCGTCTGTGCTGAATCTCGAATAG
- a CDS encoding RluA family pseudouridine synthase has protein sequence MISTDDIEKNVVDYVPDELVGADSAVDGDDDGGELYEHFRFVADKGQELLRVDKFLVARLQKSSRNRVQQAAEAGCILVNGKAVKSNYRVKPLDVVQVVMDRPRYEFEIIAEDIPLDIVYEDDDLLVVNKPAGLVVHPGHGNYHGTLVNALAWHFRNTPDYDVDDPRMGLVHRIDKDTSGLLVVAKTPDAKTALGRQFFEKTTKREYMAVVWGAPDPADGRIEGNIGRNPKDRLQMAVFPDGDQGKHAVTHYYTQQTLAYVSVVKCVLETGRTHQIRVHMKHIGHPLFNDARYGGDAVLRGVGSGSYRQFVAHCRELCPRQALHARTLGFVHPRTGQEMFFSAPLPSDMEALIKRWADYAGGLSV, from the coding sequence ATGATTTCTACTGACGATATAGAGAAGAACGTTGTCGACTATGTCCCTGACGAGTTGGTCGGGGCAGATTCTGCTGTAGACGGGGATGACGACGGTGGCGAACTTTACGAGCATTTCCGATTTGTAGCCGACAAGGGACAGGAATTATTACGTGTCGACAAATTTTTGGTAGCCCGTCTGCAGAAATCTTCCCGCAACCGCGTGCAGCAGGCTGCAGAGGCGGGTTGCATTCTTGTCAATGGCAAGGCTGTAAAGAGCAACTACAGGGTAAAACCGTTGGATGTGGTGCAGGTGGTAATGGACCGTCCACGCTACGAGTTTGAGATTATCGCCGAGGACATTCCGCTTGATATTGTATATGAGGATGACGATTTGCTGGTGGTTAACAAACCGGCAGGACTTGTCGTGCATCCCGGGCATGGGAATTACCACGGCACTCTTGTCAATGCGCTGGCATGGCATTTCCGTAATACTCCGGATTATGATGTCGACGATCCTCGTATGGGGCTTGTGCACCGTATCGATAAGGACACATCCGGCCTGCTTGTCGTGGCCAAGACTCCCGATGCAAAGACAGCGCTCGGACGCCAGTTTTTCGAGAAAACTACCAAACGCGAGTACATGGCAGTGGTATGGGGCGCTCCCGATCCGGCCGACGGACGTATAGAAGGAAATATAGGGCGTAATCCGAAAGACCGTCTGCAGATGGCTGTTTTTCCCGACGGCGACCAGGGAAAGCATGCCGTGACGCATTATTACACCCAACAGACTCTGGCCTATGTGAGTGTGGTGAAATGCGTCCTTGAGACAGGCCGGACTCATCAGATACGTGTGCATATGAAGCATATCGGACATCCTCTGTTTAATGATGCCCGATATGGAGGCGATGCAGTGCTTAGGGGTGTGGGAAGCGGCAGCTACCGTCAGTTTGTGGCACACTGCCGCGAGTTATGTCCCCGACAGGCTCTCCATGCGCGTACTCTCGGATTTGTGCATCCGCGCACCGGCCAAGAGATGTTTTTTTCCGCACCTTTGCCTTCCGACATGGAAGCGTTGATAAAGCGCTGGGCCGATTATGCCGGCGGATTAAGTGTGTAA
- a CDS encoding acyltransferase → MADELTMDTRQFDEIAPYSDDIFHEKMAGLIKEPGFEHAVKWVLPEIDFNDFCNGLLEVKDKTTFQRKIMWPFLEMLASKTTSGITISGLDKIDKTKAYTFITNHRDIVLDTSFLNLCFLRAGYPTTEVAIGDNLLIYAWINDLVRLNKSFIVKRDLPRVKALEAAQQLSAYIHYAITGKNQSVWIAERQGRSKDSSDMAQDSLIKMLGLAGDKDFIGNLEEVNLLPVSISYEYDPNDYLKAREFLLRRNDPDFKKTQRDDLFAMETGLLQPKGRVHFEVGNPVNDELSHMDRALDKTAVARDVCRIIDCDIHSGYKIFPINYIAFDQLYNTDKWADRYTRQEVVDFNNYLHAQILKVDIPELSEADTQFLYEMMLTMYANPLKNSIIANDVCLDSESDNI, encoded by the coding sequence ATGGCAGATGAATTGACAATGGATACCAGGCAGTTTGACGAAATTGCACCGTACTCCGATGATATATTCCATGAAAAAATGGCCGGGTTGATAAAGGAACCCGGATTTGAGCATGCTGTGAAGTGGGTGCTCCCGGAGATTGATTTCAATGATTTCTGCAATGGATTGCTTGAAGTCAAAGACAAGACCACCTTCCAGCGCAAGATTATGTGGCCCTTTCTTGAGATGCTTGCATCCAAGACAACATCCGGAATCACAATATCCGGTCTCGACAAAATCGATAAGACAAAAGCATATACCTTTATAACAAATCACAGGGATATTGTACTGGATACGTCCTTCCTTAATCTCTGTTTCCTGCGTGCAGGCTATCCTACTACCGAGGTGGCTATAGGCGACAATCTGCTTATATATGCATGGATCAACGACCTTGTACGCCTTAACAAGAGTTTTATCGTTAAGCGTGATCTTCCGCGCGTGAAAGCCCTCGAGGCCGCGCAGCAACTGTCGGCATATATACACTATGCGATTACCGGCAAAAACCAGTCGGTATGGATTGCAGAGCGTCAGGGACGCAGCAAGGATTCGAGTGATATGGCTCAGGACAGTCTCATAAAGATGCTCGGTCTGGCTGGCGACAAGGATTTTATAGGCAATCTTGAGGAGGTAAACCTTTTGCCTGTAAGTATCTCTTATGAATATGATCCCAACGACTATCTGAAGGCGCGCGAGTTTCTGCTTCGCCGCAATGATCCGGACTTCAAGAAGACTCAGCGCGACGACCTTTTCGCCATGGAGACCGGCCTGCTCCAGCCTAAGGGTCGAGTACATTTCGAAGTAGGCAATCCTGTGAATGACGAATTGTCGCACATGGATCGCGCACTCGACAAGACTGCCGTGGCCCGGGATGTATGCCGTATAATAGACTGTGACATTCATTCAGGCTACAAAATCTTCCCGATTAACTATATCGCGTTCGACCAGCTTTACAACACCGACAAATGGGCCGATCGATATACCCGCCAGGAAGTTGTGGATTTCAACAATTATCTGCATGCGCAGATATTAAAGGTGGATATCCCCGAGCTGTCAGAGGCTGATACCCAGTTCCTCTATGAGATGATGCTTACTATGTATGCCAACCCGTTGAAGAACAGTATTATCGCCAACGATGTATGTCTTGATTCCGAATCCGATAATATATAA
- a CDS encoding metallophosphoesterase, protein MRLPILPMIILIAFNLLVDGYIWSVLRRVVCNRRVSKAYAVSSLLLILYAVVIVALPRRRGGDSLLLADMWMLYSYFTIYVPKLVFALFSLSAMLPMLWKRHISRPLLLTGTVVAVLTFVVMWWGALVNRTRCQVKEITLCFDRLPEAFDGYRMVQFSDFHVGTYGSDTTFVSEVVNTINGLNPDVIFFTGDIVNRRTDELPPFTATLSRLSAPDGVISILGNHDYGDYSEWPSAQAKADNLTRMHALQADMGWSLLLNSSEILKRGGDSIAVVGVENWGDPPFSVYGDLGKAYPALGDSVFKILLTHNPAHWVEEVASCDSVEIPLSLSGHTHAMQIEVGGWSPAKYRYPTWGGLYSDSDGSHMLYVNIGVGAVALPMRIGATPEITLITLRRCQAESATSSQTIIK, encoded by the coding sequence ATGCGACTCCCTATATTACCGATGATAATCCTTATCGCTTTCAACCTTCTGGTCGACGGATATATATGGAGTGTGTTGCGTCGAGTGGTATGCAACCGTCGTGTCTCAAAGGCATATGCGGTCTCATCGCTGTTGCTTATACTTTATGCAGTGGTGATTGTGGCTCTTCCGCGGAGGCGCGGAGGAGATTCTCTGCTGTTGGCCGACATGTGGATGCTCTACAGCTATTTTACCATCTACGTGCCAAAACTGGTATTTGCGCTTTTCAGCCTGTCGGCCATGCTGCCAATGCTGTGGAAGAGGCATATCTCCCGACCGTTGTTACTGACAGGTACTGTTGTGGCAGTTCTAACATTTGTTGTAATGTGGTGGGGGGCACTGGTCAATCGTACAAGGTGCCAGGTAAAAGAGATTACTCTATGTTTTGACCGACTTCCAGAGGCGTTCGATGGATACCGTATGGTACAGTTTTCTGATTTCCATGTCGGCACCTATGGCTCCGACACTACCTTTGTGTCTGAAGTAGTCAATACCATCAACGGCCTGAACCCGGATGTGATATTCTTTACAGGCGATATCGTAAACCGCCGTACCGATGAACTTCCGCCTTTTACCGCTACATTGAGCCGGCTTTCAGCTCCCGACGGAGTTATATCTATACTTGGCAATCATGATTACGGCGATTATAGCGAATGGCCGTCGGCGCAAGCCAAAGCCGATAATCTCACCCGTATGCATGCCTTGCAGGCCGACATGGGCTGGAGTCTGTTGCTTAACTCTTCTGAAATACTCAAGCGTGGCGGCGACTCTATAGCTGTAGTAGGCGTTGAAAACTGGGGAGACCCACCATTCAGTGTATACGGCGATCTAGGAAAAGCATATCCGGCTCTCGGCGATTCGGTATTCAAGATATTGCTTACACACAATCCGGCACATTGGGTCGAGGAAGTCGCCTCATGCGATTCTGTTGAGATTCCCTTGTCGTTATCCGGTCATACCCATGCCATGCAGATTGAGGTTGGCGGATGGTCGCCCGCCAAATATCGCTATCCGACATGGGGTGGTTTGTATTCCGATTCCGACGGAAGCCATATGCTCTATGTCAACATCGGCGTAGGCGCTGTGGCTCTTCCGATGCGTATCGGAGCCACTCCTGAAATCACCCTCATAACTTTGCGGCGCTGCCAGGCAGAGTCGGCCACCTCATCGCAGACAATTATAAAATAA
- a CDS encoding Tex family protein codes for MNSEFVSIIAEELSIPRKSVNATVKLLEDGATIPFISRYRKEATGALDENAIHNIERRYRSLEALEKRKEAILASMEEQGKLTDDLRRRIEDTREASTLEDIYMPFRPKRRTRAMIAAEKGLEPLARMIMSQNLDSLDKAVKKFIKGDVADAEAAVGGASDIIAEWISDSEKARSIVRARYMRNAVITSKVMSGKEEEGRTYENYFDYTSPLRLCTSHRLLAVLRGQKEGILKVNVSIDDDEMIERLTRMFLRSTASDEVAAVIRSTVRDSYRRLIKPSIETEIMNAAKGKADDSAIAIFADNVRQVLMGSPLVGKRVLAVDPGFKNGCKIAALDSQGNVLCTDQIFPNAPVNDFHGAAFKVCSIVDRFEIDAIALGNGTASRETENFLNQLRYPRPVRIYIVNESGASIYSTSEVGVREFPDLKDLDRGAISLGRRLIDPMAELVKIEPKHIGVGQYQHDVDQTKLRDALDFTVGSCVNAVGVNVNTASRELLSYVSGIGPTLAANIVSYRAENGDFTSRRELLNVSRMGEKAFQQCAGFLRIPGAHNILDNTGVHPERYDLVEAIASDRGTTVDALVKDPKTLQNLDLSPYVTKEVGLPTLTDIVLELEKPGRDPRAVDEEPVEFDTGIHDIRDLHAGMELQGVVNNITAFGCFVNLGIHENGLIHISQLADRFVSSPLEVVQMNQKVRVRVMDVDYMRGRIALTMKDVSQLPQA; via the coding sequence ATGAACAGCGAGTTTGTATCTATCATTGCCGAGGAACTGAGCATCCCGCGCAAATCGGTAAATGCCACCGTAAAATTGCTCGAAGACGGAGCCACCATACCATTTATCAGCCGTTACCGCAAAGAAGCTACCGGCGCGCTTGACGAAAATGCCATACATAATATCGAGCGCCGTTACCGCTCTCTCGAAGCTCTTGAAAAACGTAAGGAAGCAATATTGGCCTCAATGGAGGAGCAGGGAAAACTTACTGACGATTTACGCAGACGCATCGAGGACACCCGTGAGGCCTCTACTCTCGAGGATATATACATGCCTTTCCGTCCCAAACGCCGCACGAGGGCTATGATTGCAGCTGAGAAAGGTCTGGAGCCGTTGGCCCGTATGATTATGTCGCAGAATCTCGATTCGCTCGACAAGGCTGTCAAAAAATTCATCAAAGGCGACGTGGCCGATGCCGAGGCGGCTGTCGGCGGTGCTTCTGATATTATAGCCGAGTGGATAAGCGACAGCGAGAAAGCGCGTTCGATAGTACGTGCCCGCTATATGCGCAATGCCGTGATTACCTCAAAGGTGATGTCCGGTAAGGAAGAGGAAGGCCGCACATATGAGAATTACTTCGACTACACCTCTCCACTGCGTTTGTGCACCTCACATCGTCTGCTTGCAGTGCTTCGTGGACAGAAAGAGGGGATATTGAAGGTGAATGTGTCGATTGACGACGATGAGATGATTGAGCGTCTTACTCGTATGTTTCTTCGTTCGACAGCCTCTGACGAAGTGGCTGCTGTGATTCGTTCTACTGTCCGTGACTCATACCGCAGGCTGATAAAGCCTTCGATTGAGACTGAGATTATGAATGCCGCCAAGGGCAAGGCCGACGATAGCGCGATTGCGATATTCGCCGACAATGTTCGTCAGGTGCTGATGGGCTCTCCGCTTGTCGGAAAACGAGTGCTTGCCGTGGATCCCGGCTTTAAGAATGGGTGCAAGATTGCCGCTCTCGATTCTCAGGGTAATGTTCTGTGTACCGACCAGATATTCCCCAATGCTCCGGTCAACGATTTTCATGGAGCTGCATTCAAGGTTTGCTCTATTGTCGACCGCTTTGAAATCGATGCCATAGCTCTTGGAAACGGCACTGCCTCACGAGAGACTGAAAATTTCCTTAACCAGTTGCGTTATCCGCGGCCGGTACGTATATATATCGTAAACGAGAGTGGTGCGTCGATTTACTCTACGTCGGAGGTCGGTGTGCGCGAATTCCCCGATCTTAAGGACCTCGACCGTGGCGCCATATCCCTTGGACGTCGCCTGATTGACCCTATGGCCGAACTCGTGAAGATTGAGCCGAAGCATATTGGGGTCGGGCAGTACCAGCATGATGTAGACCAGACTAAATTGCGCGATGCGCTCGACTTTACTGTAGGAAGTTGTGTAAATGCCGTCGGGGTTAATGTCAACACGGCATCCCGCGAGCTACTGAGCTATGTCAGCGGCATCGGTCCGACTCTGGCCGCCAATATTGTAAGCTATCGCGCCGAGAATGGCGATTTTACATCACGCCGCGAGTTGCTCAATGTGTCGCGTATGGGAGAGAAGGCATTTCAGCAGTGTGCCGGATTTCTCCGTATTCCTGGCGCTCACAATATTCTTGACAATACCGGAGTGCATCCTGAGCGTTACGACCTGGTCGAGGCAATAGCTTCCGACCGTGGCACTACGGTTGATGCTCTTGTAAAGGACCCCAAGACCCTCCAGAACCTCGACTTGTCGCCATATGTTACCAAGGAAGTCGGACTTCCGACTCTTACCGACATCGTGCTCGAACTGGAGAAGCCTGGCCGTGACCCTCGTGCTGTAGATGAGGAGCCGGTAGAGTTTGATACCGGTATACATGATATCCGCGACCTTCATGCAGGTATGGAGCTGCAGGGTGTGGTCAACAACATAACCGCTTTCGGCTGTTTTGTCAATTTAGGTATTCATGAGAATGGACTAATCCATATTTCACAGCTTGCCGACAGGTTTGTGTCGTCGCCTCTTGAAGTAGTGCAGATGAATCAGAAAGTAAGGGTGCGCGTCATGGATGTCGATTATATGCGCGGACGCATTGCCCTTACGATGAAGGATGTTTCGCAACTGCCGCAGGCATGA
- a CDS encoding 2-amino-4-hydroxy-6-hydroxymethyldihydropteridine diphosphokinase yields MRVDLPDTMCIVGVGSNSPDRAVRVAEAIGWLGRTFYPALFSPVYSTPEWSGRFPEYLNAVAAVGVAPYVGFDEVNASLKLYERRCGRVPSDKTTGIVPVDLDIVVWRGEVCRETEFQRPYFSEGYNMVVKQLVSMKK; encoded by the coding sequence ATGAGAGTTGACCTCCCCGATACGATGTGTATAGTGGGCGTTGGATCCAACAGTCCCGACCGTGCTGTAAGGGTAGCCGAGGCAATCGGCTGGCTTGGCCGCACGTTTTATCCTGCTCTCTTCTCGCCTGTTTACTCCACCCCTGAGTGGAGCGGAAGGTTTCCGGAGTATCTCAATGCTGTAGCCGCCGTAGGTGTCGCTCCTTATGTCGGATTTGATGAAGTCAACGCCTCGCTGAAACTTTATGAGCGCCGTTGCGGGCGTGTTCCTTCCGATAAGACAACCGGAATAGTACCCGTCGACCTTGATATTGTGGTATGGAGGGGTGAGGTATGTCGTGAGACGGAGTTTCAGCGGCCATATTTTTCAGAAGGCTACAATATGGTAGTCAAACAACTGGTATCAATGAAGAAATAA
- a CDS encoding peptidase U32 family protein, producing MNRKDFEIMAPVGSYESLHAAIDAGADAVYFGIAGLNMRSRSSINFTLDDLRSIAALCAEHGVKTYLTVNTIIYDSDIDRCHEVIDAAREAGITAIIASDIAAIVYARSVGVEVHISTQCNISNIEAVRFYSQWADVVVLARELNMEQVAAIHKAIVSDDIRGPKGELVKIEMFCHGALCMAVSGKCYLSLHEMNSSANRGACTQICRRGYTVRDRETGDELEVDNKYIMSPKDLKTIHFLNKMIDAGVSVFKIEGRARGPEYVKIAVECYDEALKAIADGTYSDELVAGWDERLSRIFNRGFWNGYYLGQRLGEWSSKYGSSATRTKVYAAKGIRYFSKLGVAEFLMEAGELHVGDEIVITGPTTGAMIIKVEEIRVNLKPVEKAVKGDSFSIPVPSKVRPSDRLYRWQEV from the coding sequence ATGAACCGCAAGGATTTTGAAATAATGGCTCCTGTAGGGAGCTACGAGTCGCTGCATGCCGCCATTGACGCCGGTGCTGATGCCGTGTATTTCGGCATAGCCGGGCTCAATATGCGCTCGCGCTCTTCAATCAACTTTACTCTTGACGACCTGCGCTCTATTGCCGCGCTCTGTGCCGAACATGGCGTAAAGACCTATCTTACAGTCAATACAATTATATATGACTCTGATATCGATAGATGTCATGAAGTAATTGATGCCGCGCGCGAAGCCGGTATTACAGCGATTATCGCAAGTGATATTGCGGCGATAGTCTATGCGCGCTCAGTCGGAGTCGAGGTGCATATATCCACACAGTGCAATATCTCAAACATTGAGGCTGTGCGCTTCTATTCGCAGTGGGCCGATGTGGTGGTGCTCGCTCGAGAGCTCAATATGGAGCAGGTGGCTGCCATCCACAAGGCTATTGTTTCAGATGACATACGTGGTCCAAAGGGCGAATTGGTTAAAATCGAGATGTTCTGTCATGGTGCTCTTTGCATGGCCGTCAGTGGCAAGTGCTATCTGAGCCTTCATGAGATGAACTCAAGTGCAAACCGCGGCGCATGCACCCAGATATGCCGTCGTGGCTATACGGTGCGCGACCGGGAGACCGGCGATGAACTTGAGGTAGACAATAAGTATATCATGTCGCCCAAGGATTTGAAGACAATCCACTTTCTCAACAAGATGATTGATGCCGGAGTGAGTGTGTTCAAGATAGAGGGACGCGCACGTGGTCCTGAGTATGTGAAGATTGCGGTCGAATGCTACGATGAGGCATTGAAAGCTATTGCCGACGGCACATACTCCGACGAGCTTGTCGCCGGATGGGACGAGCGTCTTAGCCGTATCTTCAACCGTGGATTCTGGAACGGATATTATCTGGGACAACGTCTCGGCGAGTGGTCATCGAAGTATGGTTCGTCGGCTACACGCACAAAGGTATATGCGGCAAAGGGCATACGTTATTTCTCTAAACTTGGGGTGGCAGAGTTCCTGATGGAGGCGGGCGAGCTGCATGTCGGCGACGAGATTGTGATTACCGGTCCTACTACCGGGGCCATGATTATCAAGGTAGAGGAGATACGAGTCAATCTCAAGCCGGTGGAGAAGGCCGTCAAAGGTGATAGCTTCTCAATTCCGGTTCCGTCAAAGGTGCGTCCTTCCGACAGGCTTTACCGTTGGCAGGAAGTGTAG
- a CDS encoding aldose 1-epimerase family protein has translation MKQTLSNDLLTVTIDAFGAELQEIVNKRTGWQYLWHGDKTFWGRRSPVLFPIVGSVWDGCYRMDGKEFRLGQHGFARDREFEIITDTPDDEAWFSLESDDSTLALYPRRFRLEIGYRLQEARLTVMWRVINLDDREMSFQIGAHPAFNYPGFNVADDVHGYFCFDSRSLEKQVIEEKGCIGNATEPVALDEDGMLPVMSDTFRNDAIVLADHQVHRVSMLDKNRAPYLSVLFQAPLVGLWSPSAQAPFACIEPWWGRCDRVGFSGDFSERDYVNKIAPGETFSVSYMVIFDNF, from the coding sequence ATGAAACAGACTTTATCCAACGACTTGCTTACAGTGACAATCGATGCATTTGGCGCCGAGTTACAGGAAATAGTCAACAAACGTACCGGCTGGCAGTATCTTTGGCACGGCGACAAGACATTCTGGGGCCGGCGCTCACCCGTGCTTTTCCCGATAGTAGGGTCGGTATGGGACGGATGCTATCGCATGGACGGCAAAGAATTCAGGCTTGGGCAGCATGGCTTCGCGCGCGACAGAGAGTTCGAAATCATAACCGATACTCCCGACGATGAGGCTTGGTTTTCACTCGAATCCGATGACAGCACCCTGGCGTTGTATCCCCGTCGTTTTCGTCTGGAGATTGGCTACCGACTGCAGGAAGCAAGGCTGACAGTGATGTGGCGTGTCATAAATCTTGATGACAGGGAGATGAGTTTCCAAATAGGCGCACATCCGGCCTTCAACTATCCCGGCTTCAATGTCGCGGACGATGTGCACGGATATTTTTGCTTTGACAGCCGTAGTCTTGAGAAGCAGGTGATTGAAGAGAAAGGGTGCATCGGAAATGCTACCGAGCCTGTAGCGCTTGACGAGGACGGAATGCTCCCGGTCATGAGCGATACATTCCGCAACGACGCCATAGTGCTGGCCGACCATCAGGTGCATAGAGTGTCGATGCTTGACAAGAACCGCGCGCCATATCTGTCGGTACTTTTCCAGGCTCCCCTTGTCGGGCTTTGGTCTCCATCCGCGCAGGCTCCTTTCGCGTGTATTGAGCCATGGTGGGGCAGATGTGACCGTGTGGGCTTCTCCGGTGATTTTTCTGAGCGCGATTATGTCAACAAAATTGCACCGGGCGAAACATTCTCTGTCTCTTATATGGTTATTTTCGATAACTTCTAA
- a CDS encoding translation initiation factor, with amino-acid sequence MEVDFRDTLRALLDNGGMPVEEAVGCEPDAVSQASGKEYMSKARLDIFFEKKGRGGKKATIIAGFPDGMDDDDIAALASGLKQKLGAGGSARGGEILIQGDLRADLKKALEELGWKVRVC; translated from the coding sequence ATGGAAGTAGATTTCCGCGATACTTTGCGCGCGTTGCTTGATAATGGCGGCATGCCTGTTGAGGAGGCTGTCGGGTGCGAACCCGATGCTGTTTCACAGGCTTCCGGGAAAGAATATATGTCGAAGGCTCGTCTGGATATCTTTTTTGAGAAGAAAGGGCGTGGTGGAAAGAAAGCTACAATTATAGCCGGTTTCCCCGACGGGATGGATGATGACGATATCGCTGCGCTTGCTTCCGGCCTCAAGCAGAAACTCGGAGCAGGAGGCTCGGCCAGAGGTGGCGAGATACTTATACAGGGTGATCTCCGTGCTGACCTGAAAAAGGCTCTTGAAGAATTAGGCTGGAAAGTGAGAGTATGCTGA